In Campylobacter mucosalis, a single window of DNA contains:
- a CDS encoding acyl-CoA thioesterase produces the protein MIEFLHKIRVEFYDVDSMDVVWHGNYIKFFEAARCAFLRHIGYDYTNFRDEGFVLPVVKLDVKYIKPIFFGDEISILVRLKDATTMLKLEYEVRKDDEILSIANTTQACVDIKKRLTMFELPSGFYEALKAKYES, from the coding sequence ATGATAGAGTTTTTGCATAAAATTAGAGTTGAGTTTTATGACGTTGATAGTATGGACGTGGTTTGGCACGGCAACTATATTAAATTTTTTGAAGCGGCTAGGTGTGCGTTTTTAAGGCATATTGGCTATGATTATACAAATTTTAGGGACGAAGGCTTTGTTTTGCCAGTTGTAAAACTTGATGTTAAATACATTAAACCGATATTTTTTGGCGATGAGATTAGCATTTTGGTTCGCTTAAAAGACGCTACAACTATGTTAAAATTAGAGTATGAAGTGCGAAAAGATGATGAAATTTTAAGCATTGCAAACACCACACAAGCTTGTGTTGATATCAAAAAACGCCTTACGATGTTTGAGCTACCAAGCGGATTTTATGAGGCGTTAAAGGCAAAATATGAGAGTTAA
- the rplQ gene encoding 50S ribosomal protein L17, which translates to MRHKHGYRKLGRTSSHRSALLKNLAIAIIKSGKIETTLPKAKELRSYIEKLITRARKGDFNAHRAVFANLQDKESTNKLVTEVAPKFANRNGGYTRIIKTRIRRGDAAEMAYIELVSE; encoded by the coding sequence ATGAGACATAAACACGGATATAGAAAACTTGGCAGAACCTCATCTCACCGCTCTGCTTTGCTTAAAAATTTAGCAATTGCAATCATAAAAAGCGGTAAGATAGAGACAACTTTGCCAAAAGCAAAAGAGTTAAGAAGCTATATTGAAAAGCTTATTACAAGGGCTAGAAAGGGCGATTTTAACGCTCATAGAGCTGTTTTTGCTAATTTACAAGATAAAGAGAGCACAAACAAGCTTGTAACAGAAGTAGCACCAAAATTTGCAAATCGCAATGGTGGTTATACTCGTATCATCAAAACTCGCATTCGCCGTGGCGACGCTGCCGAAATGGCTTATATAGAGCTAGTTAGCGAGTAA
- a CDS encoding LolA family protein, with the protein MRVKILLFLMIKIAFCFDIYELKNIVKNDVSGDFNQTKNITGFKRAIFSSGEFSIKKSQFVMTTLKPVFSSVKVDENGVFVMQNNQWQKESKSADITLLLNIINLNIDALKPEFDINLVGTKENWQVSLTPKGYLISKIFKSIEIFGTNYVKKIVLTEINGDETINEFSIR; encoded by the coding sequence ATGAGAGTTAAAATTTTACTATTTTTAATGATTAAAATCGCATTTTGTTTTGATATTTATGAGCTTAAAAATATCGTTAAAAACGATGTTAGCGGAGATTTTAATCAGACAAAAAATATCACTGGATTTAAAAGGGCGATTTTTAGCAGTGGCGAGTTTAGTATTAAAAAGAGCCAGTTTGTTATGACGACGCTAAAACCAGTTTTTAGTAGCGTTAAAGTAGATGAAAATGGCGTGTTTGTTATGCAAAATAACCAGTGGCAAAAAGAGAGCAAAAGTGCTGATATAACGCTTTTATTAAACATCATAAATTTAAATATAGACGCGTTAAAACCCGAGTTTGATATAAATTTAGTCGGCACAAAAGAGAACTGGCAGGTTAGCTTAACACCAAAAGGCTATCTAATATCAAAAATCTTTAAGAGTATTGAAATTTTTGGCACAAACTACGTTAAAAAGATAGTTTTAACCGAAATAAATGGTGATGAAACAATAAACGAATTTAGCATAAGATGA
- a CDS encoding formate/nitrite transporter family protein: MAGANFVSASVGKVTAPFHELFIRGIFCNVFVCMAVWTATSESNLTGKFFAILWMIAAFVACSMEHCVANMFIITSGLIAKAHYLAEVGGDMNALAHLVHSSVDGLNSLNVGSFFVKNLIPVTLGNIVGGLFFVGLVGFMANKFEMKKD, encoded by the coding sequence ATGGCGGGAGCTAATTTTGTATCAGCAAGTGTTGGCAAGGTTACAGCACCATTTCACGAGCTTTTTATACGCGGAATTTTTTGTAACGTTTTTGTTTGTATGGCTGTTTGGACGGCTACTAGCGAGAGCAATTTAACTGGCAAATTCTTTGCTATTTTGTGGATGATAGCTGCGTTTGTGGCTTGTTCTATGGAGCACTGCGTTGCAAATATGTTCATCATCACATCAGGTCTTATCGCTAAAGCTCACTATTTAGCTGAAGTTGGTGGCGATATGAATGCACTTGCTCACTTAGTTCACAGTAGTGTTGATGGACTAAATTCTCTAAACGTAGGAAGCTTTTTTGTAAAAAATCTCATTCCAGTAACGCTTGGCAATATAGTTGGCGGTCTATTCTTTGTAGGACTTGTCGGCTTTATGGCAAATAAATTTGAGATGAAAAAGGATTGA